The Xiphophorus maculatus strain JP 163 A chromosome 21, X_maculatus-5.0-male, whole genome shotgun sequence genome window below encodes:
- the LOC102217303 gene encoding myoneurin: MAQLASHGRLLLQRLHQQREMDFLCDITIMVKDVEFRAHRNILAAFSDYFSVQAEKGEEFTTLDPEKVSRYSLEKLLEFVYTGQMNLSSTRQAAVRQAAVFLGMSEATKYLEKVPCWSESGETSQSVADGEAEPCPPSPSSPPSPIPLSIASVVGDFKEDGLEGKIHDFDPRDEDLGDDVDYKPVTPRSFGRATGRKRGRRPKSFSGERLDLSGAPKIQSYRGRGRPRGSGRGRGRGTARGEDLSAGESDGSVKDFGETPADFGDTSADWSPSREEELPAKKPRLGGETRRGRGRGRGRGRGRGRGRGRRKIEEEEEDDDEDEESGELGTEEEREAEGRELDGLELGESLTCSECNKLFKDISSLRRHEKIHKGLKPFACIFCSKTFRQATQLKTHLRIHTGEKPFTCSNCDKCFAQKCQLVAHRRMHHGEEKPYTCERCGFKFATSSNYKIHIRLHSGEKPYVCDICGQAFAQSSTLTYHKRRHTGEKPYQCDLCGMSFSVSSSLIAHARKHTGETPYKCSQTNCDAKFATSSELKKHLRRLHPDGNSGVQCLLCGNRFASVKNMIKHQEKAHADEVRQHKERARAVVLLASSHPVAFVQSKLTQDKSLVSIPESEPSNPEPPTPSPKASEPSAATGTEDPPTEPAAIIQDFKTEPDHHVLSADAGQQVTFEADPEQTINSDTLHALVEQLRPAASPATGLEQIIIIKTVDPAEAPPPPPQ; the protein is encoded by the exons atgGCTCAGCTCGCCAGCCACGGACGGCTGCTCCTGCAGCGCCTGCATCAGCAGCGGGAGATGGACTTCCTGTGTGACATCACCATCATGGTGAAAGACGTGGAGTTCAGGGCTCACCGCAACATTCTGGCAGCCTTCAGCGATTATTTCTCTGTCCAGGCGGAAAAGGGCGAAGAGTTCACGACTCTGGACCCGGAGAAGGTCAGCCGCTACTCCCTGGAGAAGCTTCTGGAGTTTGTTTACACCGGGCAGATGAACCTGAGCAG CACCAGGCAGGCTGCCGTGCGCCAAGCCGCCGTCTTCCTGGGAATGTCGGAGGCCACTAAGTACCTGGAGAAAGTCCCCTGCTGGTCCGAGTCCGGCGAGACGTCCCAGTCGGTCGCGGACGGAGAGGCGGAGCCGTGTCCGCCGAGTCCCAGCAGCCCGCCGTCCCCCATCCCTCTGTCCATCGCCTCCGTGGTCGGAGACTTCAAGGAGGACGGCCTGGAAGGGAAGATCCACGACTTCGACCCGCGGGACGAGGACCTGGGCGACGATGTGGATTACAAGCCCGTCACGCCGCGGAGCTTCGGCCGAGCGACAGGCaggaagagagggaggaggCCCAAGAGCTTCAGCGGCGAGCGGCTGGACCTGAGCGGCGCCCCCAAGATCCAGAGCTACAGAGGCAGGGGGCGGCCCAGAGGCAGCGGGCGTGGCCGAGGAAGAGGAACCGCCAGAGGAGAAGATCTGTCTGCCGGCGAATCGGACGGCAGCGTAAAGGACTTTGGCGAAACGCCGGCCGACTTCGGAGACACGTCGGCCGACTGGAGCCCGTCCAGAGAAGAAGAGCTGCCGGCCAAGAAACCACGGCTGGGCGGCGAGACAAGAAGAGGGAGAGGTCGTGGGCGGGGTCGGGGGCGTGGGAGGGGACGGGGCCGGGGCCGGAGGAAgatagaggaggaggaggaggacgacgaTGAAGACGAGGAGAGCGGGGAGCTGGGAACTGAGGAAGAGCGCGAGGCGGAGGGCAGAGAGCTCGACGGATTGGAGCTGGGCGAGTCGCTGACCTGCAGCGAATGCAACAAGCTGTTCAAAGACATCAGCAGCCTGCGGCGCCACGAGAAGATCCACAAGGGCCTGAAGCCGTTCGCATGCATCTTCTGCTCCAAGACCTTCAGGCAGGCCACGCAGCTCAAGACGCACCTGCGCATCCACACAG GTGAGAAGCCGTTCACCTGCAGCAACTGTGACAAATGTTTCGCCCAGAAGTGCCAGCTGGTCGCTCACCGCCGGATGCACCATGGAGAGGAGAAACCGTACACCTGCGAACGCTGCGGCTTCAAGTTCGCCACATCGTCCAACTACAAAATCCACATCAG ACTCCACAGCGGAGAGAAACCGTACGTCTGCGACATCTGCGGCCAGGCGTTCGCTCAGTCTAGTACCCTGACCTACCACAAGAGGCGCCACACCGGAGAGAAGCCGTACCAGTGCGACCTGTGTGGCATGTCCTTCTCCGTGTCTTCCTCTCTCATCGCACACGCCAGGAAACACACAG GCGAAACTCCGTATAAATGTTCGCAAACAAACTGTGACGCCAAATTTGCGACATCTTCTGAGCTGAAGAAGCACCTGAGGAGGCTTCACCCAG atGGAAACTCTGGCGTCCAGTGCCTGCTGTGTGGGAATCGCTTCGCCAGCGTGAAGAACATGATCAAACATCAGGAGAAGGCTCACGCCGACGAAGTGCGACAACACAAAGAGCGGGCGCGAGCCG TTGTCCTGCTGGCCTCCAGCCATCCGGTCGCCTTCGTTCAGAGCAAACTCACGCAGGACAAGAGTCTGGTTTCCATCCCGGAATCGGAGCCAAGCAACCCGGAACCTCCGACCCCGAGCCCCAAAGCCTCCGAACCGTCTGCCGCCACTGGCACCGAAGACCCGCCCACCGAGCCCGCCGCCATCATCCAGGACTTCAAGACGGAGCCGGACCATCACGTGCTGAGCGCCGACGCCGGCCAGCAGGTGACCTTCGAGGCTGACCCGGAGCAGACCATCAACTCGGACACGCTGCACGCGCTGGTGGAGCAGCTGCGGCCGGCGGCGTCGCCCGCCACGGGCCTGGAGcagatcatcatcatcaagacGGTGGACCCGGCCGAGGCGCCGCCGCCACCGCCGCAGTGA